CCCATCTGCCTGTGGAGGTGGTTATCCTCAAGAATATATTGAACTGGACCAATATGGAGCCCGTGGATTATCTTTACGAGGTGCCTAAGTATCAGCCTTTCAAGTATTTCCCGAGGGACCTCTTTCAGTTTCCCTTTGAAACATGGTGGATGCATGACTTTGAGGTCTACAGGATCCTTAAACCGTATAAGAATCTGGAGCCTCACCAGATACCGCCGAAGGTGTTCTACAAGATCACAAAGTTATTTGTTAATTATGCGCGCAGGGAGATAGTCCCCATGTGCGAACTATGCGTGGATATAATAAAAAACTCGAACTATAAAAAAAGAACCCGGCTCATGCGGCTTTTCCTCATCATAAGGGATGAACTCCTTAATCCGCCGAAGTACAACTATGATTCAACTTTCCTGAACTACGCTGTTTTTACTACCATCCATAATACCCTGCACAACATCTCAATGGGGATTGAAAGCCCTGAAATGATTGAATAAGCCCGAATAAGTGTCTGAGAGGTTCATAAAAACACTGTCCGAAGGACTCTCCATAATGAACCTGAATCCGCAGGGGGAGGTCCTCCGGTCATTTGCGACCTACTTCAATGAACTGAAGAGATGGTCCGCTGCTTATAACATAACATCCCTGAGGGACGAACGGGAGATCGCCTTGATGCTCTTTCTCGACTCCCTGCTCTACCTGAGGGCATTCAGACAAAAGCCGGGACTTAAGATTCTTGATGTGGGAAGCGGAGGTGGATTTCCCGGCCTTGTCATCAAGGTTGCCATCCCAATGGTAGAGGTAACACTCCTTGAGCCCTCAAGGAAGCGTGTTGCCTTCCTGAGGCATATCATCAAGAAACTCAAGCTCCATGGAGCCGACGTCGTGCAGGGCAGTATTGAGGATTTTGTCAAGGTGCCCCGTCTCTATGATGTCATCACGACAAAGGCCCTCTTCAGGCTGTATGATTTCATCACAAAGGCAGCCCCCCTGATCTCTGATGGAGGCATCCTTGTCCTGAGCAAGGGACCCAACTACGGGGAAGAACTTGATGAAGCGGAAAGGAAACTTCAGGAGCGAATAAAGGACTACTCAATTGATATCATCCCCCTTGCCATTCCAACCACCGGGATTGAGAGGAATATCATCGTTGTTAAAAAGCAGAACCCCTCTGATACGCCGGGCAGGTGAGTACGTTTATCCGGAATCCGGTGATAAGCAGCAGCGACTGTCGCTTATTATCACTCAATACTCCTTTATATCAGGGTGACATCCCTTGCAGTCGTTCATCGGGAAGGCCACCTTCAGATGGCAGACACCACAGAATTTCCCATCAAGGTTGTAAATCATCGCAAAATGCTTTGTTGCCTTTTTCTTGATATTGAATATGTCGGGATGGCAGTTGGCGCAGTCAAGCCAGTAGCCGTGTTTCCTGTGTGAGAAATATGCAGGCGGGATCATTGTCCACGCTGCCTCAAGCCTCAGCAGCTTCTTAAAGTGCATCGGTTTGTAGTCTTTCTCAAGGATACTCTGTTTCGGTTTGATCAGTCCCTTTTGCACGGCCATGACCCACTCAATCTTATTGCCAAAGGGCGCCGTCGGCAGGTTCTTGAGCTTTTCAAACTTCTCCTTCCCGTACCCTATATCACCGTTGTGGCACTTCTTGCAGTTTTTCCCGGTATGTCCGAATGCGGTCTTTCCGTCATGGCAGGTTCCGCAGAACAGTCCGTTTTTGTTGGCCTCCTCAGTGATCTCAGTGCTGTTTAGCTTCATATTAAATTCAAGCTCAAGGTGACAGACCCTGCATGTGTACTTCACCCTGTGGCTCCAGTGTGAGAAGGTGACCGGCTTCTGGCCATTCTTCTCAGAAAGCCTGTTAATCAGGAGGTTGCCATACTCTTCCGGAGGAGGAAGGGGAGGCAGGTTCCAGAAGGCATATGCGCCGGCAACAGGTATAAGGAGTAATATTATAAGAATATGCGTTATAAAAATATGCACCTTTCTTTTCATGCATTAACCCCTTATATATCGTATATATTCAGCTCATTTGTCTCTTCCGTCCTTCCTCCCGGCAGAGATCGGATAGAGATTTTTTAATTCCGGCAGGTCCCTCTAATAGACGTCCTTTGTGTGACAGAGCCTGCAGTCTGTATTGGGGAAAGCCACCTTGCCGTGGCATGCACCACAGTATTTGCCCGCAAAGATCTCCTGCATCGAGTACTTTGTTGCTCCCTTTTTTACACCAAAGATCTCGGGATGACAGAGTTCACAACCACTCCAGACGGCATGTTGCTTGTGGGAAAAGACGATGTCCGGCATTCCCGTCTCTTTTGCACGCAGTTCCGTCTCTTGAGGTATCCTGAGGGGTTTCCGCTTGATAGTTACCCCCTCAAGGTAATCATTCA
This genomic window from bacterium BMS3Abin08 contains:
- the rsmG gene encoding ribosomal RNA small subunit methyltransferase G; this translates as MNLNPQGEVLRSFATYFNELKRWSAAYNITSLRDEREIALMLFLDSLLYLRAFRQKPGLKILDVGSGGGFPGLVIKVAIPMVEVTLLEPSRKRVAFLRHIIKKLKLHGADVVQGSIEDFVKVPRLYDVITTKALFRLYDFITKAAPLISDGGILVLSKGPNYGEELDEAERKLQERIKDYSIDIIPLAIPTTGIERNIIVVKKQNPSDTPGR
- a CDS encoding class III cytochrome C family protein: MKRKVHIFITHILIILLLIPVAGAYAFWNLPPLPPPEEYGNLLINRLSEKNGQKPVTFSHWSHRVKYTCRVCHLELEFNMKLNSTEITEEANKNGLFCGTCHDGKTAFGHTGKNCKKCHNGDIGYGKEKFEKLKNLPTAPFGNKIEWVMAVQKGLIKPKQSILEKDYKPMHFKKLLRLEAAWTMIPPAYFSHRKHGYWLDCANCHPDIFNIKKKATKHFAMIYNLDGKFCGVCHLKVAFPMNDCKGCHPDIKEY